In Capsicum annuum cultivar UCD-10X-F1 chromosome 11, UCD10Xv1.1, whole genome shotgun sequence, one genomic interval encodes:
- the LOC107848278 gene encoding protein JINGUBANG, whose amino-acid sequence MKFRSWTSVSPSVTTADDHPIPPPKVVFSDDASNFSDLHSSSPSLFSQETNSFSSLQSNLSLLTLPSVPSLQDLSPGTLNLSISARCVNSLNPRNAQVSFLAMHNNLLYAASANEINVFELTNFTLIDTFNNKDPSSGSAKSVTFLDGKIFTAHQDCKIKVWKLTSIKQHKLIRTLPTLEDRIRRFAFPSSYTNVIRHKKKLWIEHHDAVSGLAVNANENLVCSVSWDRCLKLWRGSNLRCTESVKAHDDAINAVVVGTDGTIFTGSADKRIRVWGKRNEERKSKIGLIATLEKHKSAVNALALSSDGSILFSGACDRSILVWEREDSANYMVVTGALRGHTKAILCLINVNDLLFSGSADRTVRIWTRGNQGQFGCLTVLDGHRTPVRSLVATVAKSGGADGGVKLFSGSFDGEIKVWQIVVSSSSGSPLIS is encoded by the coding sequence ATGAAATTCCGATCTTGGACTTCAGTTTCCCCATCCGTTACCACCGCGGACGACCACCCTATTCCGCCACCAAAAGTGGTATTTTCCGATGATGCAAGTAACTTTTCCGATTTACATAGCAGTTCACCATCACTATTTTCTCAAGAAACCAATTCTTTTAGTAGTTTACAAAgcaatctttctcttttaactttACCTTCTGTTCCTTCTCTTCAAGATCTCTCCCCTGGTACTCTAAACCTATCAATCTCCGCTCGCTGTGTAAATTCTCTTAATCCTAGAAATGCTCAGGTTAGTTTCCTTGCTATGCACAACAATCTCCTTTATGCTGCTTCTGCCAATGAAATCAACGTATTCGAACTCACAAATTTTACCCTTATCGATACTTTCAATAACAAAGACCCCTCTTCTGGTTCTGCAAAATCTGTTACCTTTCTCGATGGTAAAATCTTCACTGCCCATCAAGACTGTAAGATCAAGGTGTGGAAATTGACATCCATTAAGCAACATAAACTAATCAGAACTCTTCCAACGCTTGAAGACAGAATACGCAGATTCGCTTTTCCTAGCAGTTATACAAATGTGATAAGACACAAGAAAAAACTGTGGATTGAACACCATGATGCTGTTTCAGGGTTAGCAGTAAATGCAAACGAAAATTTGGTGTGCTCAGTTTCGTGGGATAGGTGTTTGAAACTTTGGAGAGGTTCGAATTTACGGTGTACTGAATCAGTTAAAGCGCATGACGATGCGATTAACGCCGTTGTTGTTGGAACAGATGGCACAATTTTTACAGGTTCTGCTGATAAAAGAATTCGTGTTTGGGGTAAACGAAATGAGGAAAGAAAATCGAAAATTGGATTAATTGCAACGTTAGAGAAGCATAAATCAGCGGTAAATGCATTGGCATTAAGTTCCGATGGTTCGATTTTATTTTCGGGCGCATGTGATCGGTCGATTTTGGTATGGGAAAGGGAAGACAGTGCGAACTACATGGTCGTGACGGGTGCATTGAGAGGACATACGAAAGCAATACTATGTTTGATCAACGTTAATGATTTGTTGTTCAGTGGATCAGCGGATCGAACGGTGAGGATTTGGACACGTGGGAATCAAGGACAGTTTGGTTGTTTAACAGTTCTTGATGGACATCGGACACCGGTGAGGTCATTGGTGGCGACGGTGGCGAAAAGCGGTGGAGCTGATGGTGGTGTTAAGTTGTTTAGTGGGAGCTTTGACGGAGAAATTAAAGTGTGGCAAATTGTGGTTTCTAGTTCTAGTGGCAGTCCTCTGATATCATGa